ATTGAGGGTAAACCGGTATGAATGTCTCGGGTGCTTTTCAACCGCATATGATGCCACCAGGTAGCCTACCTGTGCGTTGTCATGTCTTGAGGCCAGACCAAGCAACTATTCTTGAAGATTATTTAGTTCAACAACTCCCGCATTGCTATACAACTATTCAGCAAATCAGAGATCGCATTGAAGAAACCGGCTTATCTGCAGCAGAGATAGTCGCAAATAAACTGCCGGATCCAGGTGCGGTTATGTCCGGCGATTTTGGAGAAATACTCGCGCTTTATTTTCTCAGCACAGAAAGGCCGGAAGTTACCACGCTTATCAGAAAGTGGCGCTACAAGCAGGATCGCAAAAAGTCAGCTCCGCTTTCAGATATAGTTATATTGCATAGGCAAAATGCAACTACTATATCTGAGAACGATTATGTGATATGTGCTGAGTCAAAACAGAAAGCTACACCAGGAACATTTGATCCAATCTCGAAAGCACTAGAAGGCTATACAGAAGAT
Above is a genomic segment from Nitrospirota bacterium containing:
- a CDS encoding DUF1837 domain-containing protein, which translates into the protein MNVSGAFQPHMMPPGSLPVRCHVLRPDQATILEDYLVQQLPHCYTTIQQIRDRIEETGLSAAEIVANKLPDPGAVMSGDFGEILALYFLSTERPEVTTLIRKWRYKQDRKKSAPLSDIVILHRQNATTISENDYVICAESKQKATPGTFDPISKALEGYTEDNMGRLARTLAWLREKAIDQESRPAIDYITRFTQAGEVPYKKRVLSLPSG